The Elaeis guineensis isolate ETL-2024a chromosome 12, EG11, whole genome shotgun sequence sequence TGCCCTGGCTACATCTCCCGGTCCGTCGCCGGGTCCTATGATAACGAGGGTGTCGCCATCTTCGCCTTGCTGTTGACCTTCTACCTCTTTGTGAAGGCCGTGAACACGGGATCGCTGGCCTGGGGACTGGCGTCGGCTTTCGGGTACTTTTATATGGTGTCTGCATGGGGAGGGTATGTGTTTATAATCAACTTGGTGCCGCTGTATGTTTTGGTGCTGCTGATCACAGGGAGGTATTCGATGAGGCTTTATGTTGCTTATAATTGCATGTATATATTGGGGATGCTGCTCGCGATGCAGATCCGGTTCGTGGGATTCCAGCATGTGCAGTCCGGAGAGCACATGGCCGCCTTGGGTgtgttcttcttgatgcaggtttgcagccttccttttttttttttttaaacccatTCCTTCTTTGTTTCTATGTGTTATAGTTGGTTTGTCACTTGGTTTTGAATAGGGGATTAAAAAATGAAAATTTGTTCCCTTTTTTAACTATAAATTAGTGGTAGAAATGACATATAGCTGCACAGCTGGTGAATGATATTAGACTAATTCATAGTGACCTGATTATTGTTGTCTTTCAGTACAACATACTCAAATTAACTAATAAACGTTAAAAATGCCTTCTGATTATAAAATTCACTGAATCATGTTAAATACATCATCCAGCACTTTTTGTTGTTCCTAAAGTGCAACACTCATCTGTTTAAATTATAATAAAGTCATGATGTCCGTTATGAAAACCAGTGGATGACCAATGAAACATTATTTTTTCCTTCATTATATCTGCATTGAAGGCTCTATTACTTTTTATCTGCCATACAATAGTTAATAGATGCCCGAATTGTTTAATTTATTGCCACTTTGCCAGCCTCACATATGATCCTTATTGGCAGGTTTTTTACTTTGTAGACTGGGTGAAATACATACTAAATGATCCTAAATTATTCCATTCCTTCTTGAGAATTACTCTGACATCTGCAATAAGCGTGGGTGCTCTTGCTCTTGGAGTTGGCACAGCAACTGGTTATATCTCTCCCTGGACAGGACGGTTTTACTCTCTGCTTGATCCGACATATGCGAAGGATCATATACCCATCATTGCATCTGTTTCAGAGCATCAACCGACAGCATGGTCATCATTCATGTTTGACTTCCATGTCCTTCTGTTTCTCTTTCCAGCAGGCCTTTATTTCTGCTTTAAGCGTTTGTCAGATGCCACAATATTCATAGTTATGTATGGCCTGACAAGCATGTACTTTGCTGGTGTGATGGTTCGGTTAATTCTTGTAGCTGCACCTGCTGTATGCCTTATCAGTTCCATTGCGCTCTCTGCCACAATAAAAAATCTGACAACATTAATACGGACAAAGAGCAAGGCTGCACAGACATTTTCCAGCAAAGGGATATCCAGCTTGAAGGCATCAGCTAAGGTAATGGTTAGCAAAAACAAAAGCACATATTGTAGAATCTAACTCCTCAAGTGACTGTCTTTATGATCTTTTGGTTAGTTCTGGTTTCTTGTTTTTATGAATAATGTATTTGAGAACTTGGTAATGTCGTAAGGTGCTAAACtgttatttttctttagttcatctTCTTTCCAGCTTTTCagcattttagatttttttttttaactagaaTGGAGTGTGTATAACTGATTTATGTGAAATAATCAAAGAAATAATGAAGTGATAGCTGGAATGTATTTTATGAACCAAGGATTGATAGATGAAGAGTGGAGGCATTTCTAATATGTTAAGTTGATGAAATTGGGATATGCTTGTACTGAAGTGGATTTTAAGTGCATACGTATATAATGTAAAATTTTAAGAGCCAAAGTTGGCTACACTTGAGTGGATCTTCACTTAGATCCGGCTAGGTCTACATCAGATGATGAGGGTCCTATTATCTATGATCTGAGCtattggatgtgatctactacgtATAAACCACTTGCacactaaaaattatatgatttgaagaccTCCATCCTATGCATCAAGAGAtcaaaaagtatatatatatataatttaatattatttagacTGTCCAAATTTTTGACTTTTTGATATACAGGCCAAGGGTCTTCAAATTACTTGATATTTTTGGTATGTAAGCAATTATTAGGTACTAGATAGCATCTAATGGTTTGGATTGTTGATATAGTGACTCCAATCATCCAAACTAGACCTGATCGGATTTGAGTAGAGATCCACTTGAGTGTAGCCAAGTTTGGCTAAAATTTTAATGCCATTCATGGTCATTATATGAATCAAAATGTTAGGAAATAATGCTTGAATTATCAGTTAGTGCTTTTCTGCAAGTAGTCATCGCAATAGAGATGGATGCAAGTGAAATTTTATGGTCTTTCTTAACTGAGATCAAAGAAGACCTCAACAAGGAGAATGGACTTTGATTCTTTGATGGCACATAATAAAGGGGAAGACCTATGAACAAATAGTATGTGTAGAACTGTGGTCGCATTTTCATTTATGTGCATATACAGCATCGGCATATGTCTTTATATGAACATTTGGTTGGCAAGTACACTTACAGATACATGTGCAGGCATGATTATTGGAGGGACCATTTACATGCACAGATGTGCAGTTTCCATTTTTTATGATCCTAGTTTcttttacaaaaaatattttcCTACAGAACATGAGCTAGCGCATTGACATCAACATTCTTGTATAATTAGTTATAGAATTTTCAAGCTATATTTTAGAAGTATATCGTCTACTGAGTTTATCAATTTGAAGCATGTTTGAATATGTAAATGTAGCAGCTTGGCATTTCCAAATATGAGGTAGTTTAATAAATGAGATATTCATTTTGAATATGATATCAATTAGAAAATTGCATTCTTAAGGCTAACATTTCCTCactgaaattatttttaaaaatatagtttGAGGTGCAGTACTTGATGGGCGATTGTTTCAAAACTTTCAATTCTTCGTGCTTGTTGCATGCTTGTTGGAGACCAGATCTAGAATTGTATGATGATGGATCACTATCTTCTTGAAGCATCTTGATGTTGAAAGTTCACAATCTAGATGTGGTGTGCCACTGCAATATTTGCTCACAAACCTTTTGCATTTAAGGAAGATGTTTTATCCGATTAGGATAACTCCTACTTTCTCAATTGGCAGGCATCACTTGATCGAGCTTTGCCTTTCCAACGAAATGTTGCTATTGCTTTGCTTGTTGGTGCATTTTATTTGCTCAGTAGATATGCTGTACACTGCATCTGGGTCACATCTGAGGCATATTCTTCACCCTCTATTGTCTTGGCTGCAAGGAGCGCTCATGGTGGCAGAGTCATATTTGATGATTACCGTGAGGCATATTTCTGGCTTCGTCAAAATACTCCTCCAGATGCCAAGGTGATGTCATGGTGGGATTATGGATACCAGATCACAGCCATGGGAAATAGAACTGTGATTGTAGACAATAATACATGGAATAATACACACATTGCTACTGTTGGGCGTGCAATGTCATCATATGAGGATGAAGCATATGAGATAATGCAATCACTGGATGTGGATTATGTGCTTGTTGTATTTGGTGGTGTTACTGGCTATTCATCTGATGATATTAACAAGTATGGGTTTAATTTACCTAGTACATCTGCATTCATTCTTTTAATTGTTTAGCAAAGTTGCAAGGCTTGTTTCCTAAAGATGCATCAATGAACTGCTTATCCGGTGACCTTTTAGTTTTAGTTACCTGTTTGGTTTTAGTTACCTGTTTGATCCTGTATACTTATCTGATGATTTTTGGTATACTATGACAGATTTCTGTGGATGGTGCGTATCGGTGGTGGGGTTTTTCCTGTGATAAAAGAACCTGATTATCTTGTGAATGGCGAATATCGCGTTGACAAAGGGGCAGCACCGAAAATGTTGAACTGTCTCATGTACGCTTTCTACACagattgattagatttcaatgatGAAATGTGAACCAACtttgttttaatttcttttttattttcttccaatGCTCCTTGGTTGATGCATTCTTTTTAGGATGATAAGAAGTTGGCCATCTAAATAAAGAAGAATCATGATTAATCCCATCTACTTACTGGGAATGTGGAAAAGTAAAATATACTTTTGATTCTTTGAATAGACAAATTTGACTATGAAACTTGCTTTGGAGAATTAAACATTGTACGTGTGAGAGGGGGCTTAGAAATCTTATGGCCGTTTAAATTCTTAACCATTTCTATTAtgtcaattttgattttttttttccagtttTAGTAGCTGTATGATCTAGAATCAACCTGATGGTTCACCGGTATTTAAAAATGTGATGCACCAGCACGCTTTTAGTCTGGCATATCCCATCACTTCGCATCAGGTTTTAGTTATCGTCATGCAGCATTTAGAAGCGTCGCAAAGAGCCCTTGGTCAAATAATTTATCTTAGCTGTCAAAAGTAATTAAGAGTTTTAGCTGTGATTACTTGAAGTGGATATATGCTGCATAGAGAAGGGTTTTATCCAGGCTTTTTAGACTAATGATATTGCGATAGAATTAATTTTATTCTAGTAAATTCCCcacctttttctcttcttttcttgaatttcttatcttcttttcttagcTTGCCTATATATGCTTCTATCTCTACAAGTGTTCTTATCATTTACCTAACTACATCTGATGTCCATTCAAGCACATTGTGTCAGCTGATATGCATCTGAAACCTCATTTATTTTATTGGGAAAGGTGGGATGAGACTATCTTTTTTTTATCACGTTAGAAATATGTCCTAGTGCTACATTCCGATAAACTGCATTCGTTCAAGAAACTTTTAAAGAACTGGAgttattttcatcattttttcaCCAAGCATGTGCCTGATCTCTTACCATTTAAACCAAGAGAAATTTAATTGGTTCATGTAACTAAACAGATGATATGCAACTTATATTATTCATAGATGCTAAAAAATCCCACATGGGAAAGGGGGATATATAGGATGAATGGCCAAGGCCAATCGCAGTCTGCATATCGCACTGTTCTTAGGTGTATGTGGTTGTACTTCTGTGGTTTTGTGGATGTGTTGTGAATATTCTCAGAGTATGTTGTGGATATTTTCATAGGGTCAAGGAAGTTAGATTTGCTGGTGGATGGGAAGTTCTTTCAATCCCATGCAAGGAGTTGTGGGGATTTGGGAAAGTGGATGAAAAATAATTCTTTTAGTCATCATGCTGAGAGTACTAAAAAATGAGATTTAAGATATCTATTATGCTTATGTTTGATGTCCAGTTTCTCCTGAAATAAGTTTATCTGGTGATGGACAGGTACAAGCTTTCTTATTATCGGTTTGGGGAGCTGACAACAGAGTATGGGAAGCCCGCTGGGTTAGTAACTTGCTTTCCATTCTATGCGTCTTTGATCAAACCCATGCATTTTAATTCTATAGTTTGGTCATGGACTCTTCCAAGGGAGATACTACATCCTTTAATTTGCAATTTTATGAAGTAACATGTTGTCAGTTACTATTGCAAAGTCATGGTATATGATTCTGTTTTTACTCATAATGGTGTTTCAAAATGTGAAAGAGAATTGttcacctcttctcaagcataaaGTAATTGCATTGAGTATATGTTAAGTTGTGTAAGCAGATAATAAAAATTCTGAAATGCATATTTCTTGCATGCTGTTTTATTATGGCTGCATCTTTCATAAAACTTATCTAAGTACACTTACCAATATGGTCAAAACTTACTAATTCACATTTGGAAGATTTATTGGCCAAGAATTTTGCACTGATTCAGAGGGTTAATGCCGGGACTTCATGTCTTCTTTGAAGGCATCAGGGCACAGAAAGACAACTCTTGCTGCACTAGGTTTGAATTTTAATAAGTAATTATGTAGTTTATGTACCTTATACAAAGCTTTGTGTAACTTAGACAAATATAAGCTATTAGATATGTCAGTTTAGGTGAACCCATGTGGTtcttttaaaattagattaattacATATCTAGGCAGGTAGTTCAGCATTAAGCTACCCCTATAAATCCATGCAAACTTAATAGGCCCATGACAACCACTTTCCTGGACTGCTCAAGCGCATAAGTAGCTGCTTGTGACAAACAGTTTTTAGGATTTCTAGACTGGCCATAAACACACATGCTTGTATGAGTCGTCTATGATATATGCGTACGCACATTTTCCATTAAAAAATGCAAGCATGTGTATGTATCTGTATACATTTAAGGCTATAAGTGTTAGTGTTGAAGTTGGGGATAACTATTTGCAGTTTTTCTGTTTACTTGTAGCATAATCTCTGTAGGTTTTTCTCTTAAGAAGTCTTGAGAACATCAAATAGGCTACTTAGCTTAAGTTCAAAGCACTTAGATTATTTTGGAAAAGATATTTAAGATTGTTATCTCGTTTATTTTATTACTTAAATCTGATGAGCCCCAAAAAGTGGTAGCACCCTGCTACCTCTGatttcagtcaaaaaaaaaaaaaaaaatctgatgagCCCCACAACATTTTTCTTGCAGTCGGATTTACTTATTTAGAAagattaatttgaatttaatcataaattaaaCACGGAAGTTAAGGATCACGAAGTCtgatgtggatttttttttttttttttagtataatgCCTTTTGCTGTAATTTAAGTCAgttcacataatgaaataaacatgaataaTTAATTAGTAAGTTCATAAAAAGTTGAGGATCCTTCAAGGTCAAGTTTCTTCAGTTATCTTTATCTATTATCATATATTTTGACTTAGTTCACATTAGCCAAATACACAGGAATTCTGAACTTTCTTGTTAACCAATCTGCTTTTAATTATAACCCTCCCTGTGAATAGCTTTCTGCACTGAGTGATGGTGACAGACTGTCCTATGTCAAAGTTTGTTGTTCTAGGCTGTTGGGAAACTTAGAATGTTACAGTGATGTGGTTAATACTTAGCAAGTATTTTGGCTGGGGATCTGAAATGCAACTGGAAAAAATGGTAATGATCCAGTTCTTGATTACTAAAATCAGAGACTTCTTTCTTCTTTGTTAAAGTTTCTTGGGAACTTTGCAGTTCCACTCAATTATTTAGAGTCATCTGTTCAGACAGTGCAATTAAATGTTCTAACT is a genomic window containing:
- the LOC105055433 gene encoding dolichyl-diphosphooligosaccharide--protein glycosyltransferase subunit STT3B; protein product: MGVKAENGVKPTALASPFPSLKTLKLKTKQQELLIRVSALALIYVLAFAVRLFSVLRYESMIHEFDPYFNYRTTLFLTKNGFYEFWNWFDAESWYPLGRIIGGTLFPGLMVTAALIYRAVRFLTFAVHIREVCVLTAPFFASNTTLVAYFFGKEIWDAGAGLAAAALIAICPGYISRSVAGSYDNEGVAIFALLLTFYLFVKAVNTGSLAWGLASAFGYFYMVSAWGGYVFIINLVPLYVLVLLITGRYSMRLYVAYNCMYILGMLLAMQIRFVGFQHVQSGEHMAALGVFFLMQVFYFVDWVKYILNDPKLFHSFLRITLTSAISVGALALGVGTATGYISPWTGRFYSLLDPTYAKDHIPIIASVSEHQPTAWSSFMFDFHVLLFLFPAGLYFCFKRLSDATIFIVMYGLTSMYFAGVMVRLILVAAPAVCLISSIALSATIKNLTTLIRTKSKAAQTFSSKGISSLKASAKASLDRALPFQRNVAIALLVGAFYLLSRYAVHCIWVTSEAYSSPSIVLAARSAHGGRVIFDDYREAYFWLRQNTPPDAKVMSWWDYGYQITAMGNRTVIVDNNTWNNTHIATVGRAMSSYEDEAYEIMQSLDVDYVLVVFGGVTGYSSDDINKFLWMVRIGGGVFPVIKEPDYLVNGEYRVDKGAAPKMLNCLMYKLSYYRFGELTTEYGKPAGYDRARGVEIGNKDIELEYLEEAYTTSNWIIRIYKVKPPKNRW